From the genome of Geobacter sp. SVR, one region includes:
- a CDS encoding GH3 auxin-responsive promoter family protein, which yields MSLVTRIQDSAWLQKLLREQATRRADRFNRLDPLEAQRRIFRTLLETAAATRFGSDHDFGALHYLPFDVAYRLYRKQVPIRSYGEFARDYFYRGRPASGAGLSAPGLDNVTWPGTIRMFCETSGTTAPTKFIPFSEEMFAANRCAALDLISCYLAAHPRSRILSGKILYMSGSTSLTEVERGTWSGDMSALTLRFRPWYLTSFVEPPPAVSALPWEAKLEAMAELLLADDRIRVISGVPPWMILLFKHCAEIGGKPLRELLPNLELIIHGGTSLAPYRHEFEQLFGGDLPHLLELLPSSEAFMAFQQPGEERMRLAPYYGTFFEFVRFEDLDAQGRPAPHAEAVPLEQVELGQRYAVILSTCSGLWRYHIGDTIRFTSLSPHFIEFTGRDRFLDKLEEKVTQGEVEQAIARLNRETDWQVGEFMVGADVPNRRHQWVLAVRNRDREGIDAAIRILDGTLCGLNADYATFRSQGRIQAPEVLLTPEDGIYRWSRVERGKLGGQTKIPHIDPTPDSSMIASLCNFHLQADTHSSQPLR from the coding sequence ATGTCATTGGTCACAAGAATTCAGGACAGCGCCTGGCTGCAGAAGCTGTTGCGGGAACAGGCCACACGGCGGGCCGATCGTTTCAACCGCCTGGATCCGCTGGAAGCGCAGCGTCGAATCTTTCGCACGCTGCTGGAAACGGCGGCAGCCACCCGCTTCGGCAGCGACCATGACTTCGGCGCTTTGCACTATCTGCCCTTCGACGTTGCGTACCGGCTCTACCGGAAGCAGGTGCCGATCCGATCGTACGGGGAGTTCGCGCGCGATTACTTTTATCGCGGCCGCCCCGCCTCTGGTGCCGGCCTCTCGGCACCGGGCCTGGACAATGTTACCTGGCCCGGCACCATCAGGATGTTCTGCGAGACATCCGGCACAACGGCGCCCACCAAATTCATCCCCTTTTCGGAGGAGATGTTCGCTGCCAATCGTTGCGCCGCCCTTGACCTGATCTCGTGCTATCTGGCTGCCCACCCCCGGTCGCGGATCCTGTCCGGGAAGATCCTCTACATGTCCGGGTCCACCAGCTTGACCGAAGTGGAGCGCGGAACCTGGTCCGGCGACATGAGCGCCCTGACGCTCCGTTTCCGTCCCTGGTACCTGACGTCCTTCGTGGAACCGCCTCCGGCCGTCTCGGCCCTCCCCTGGGAGGCGAAGCTGGAGGCCATGGCGGAACTGCTGCTGGCTGACGACCGCATCCGGGTCATCTCGGGAGTGCCCCCCTGGATGATTCTCCTGTTCAAACACTGCGCCGAGATTGGCGGTAAGCCCCTGCGGGAACTGCTGCCGAATCTCGAACTGATCATCCACGGCGGCACCAGCCTCGCCCCCTACCGGCACGAATTCGAGCAGCTGTTCGGCGGCGACCTGCCGCACCTGCTGGAGCTGCTGCCATCTTCCGAGGCTTTCATGGCCTTTCAGCAGCCCGGTGAGGAGCGCATGCGGTTGGCGCCTTACTACGGCACTTTCTTCGAGTTCGTCCGCTTCGAGGACTTGGACGCTCAGGGCCGGCCCGCTCCCCATGCCGAGGCGGTGCCCCTGGAACAGGTGGAGCTCGGACAGCGCTACGCGGTCATCCTCAGTACCTGCTCGGGGCTGTGGCGCTATCATATCGGCGATACGATCCGCTTCACCTCCCTGTCGCCGCACTTCATCGAGTTCACCGGCCGGGACCGCTTTCTGGACAAGCTTGAGGAAAAGGTCACCCAGGGAGAGGTCGAACAGGCCATTGCCCGGCTCAACCGGGAAACCGACTGGCAGGTGGGAGAATTCATGGTGGGTGCGGATGTGCCAAACCGCCGGCACCAGTGGGTCCTGGCGGTTCGGAATCGGGACCGGGAGGGGATCGATGCCGCCATCCGCATCCTGGACGGGACCCTGTGCGGCCTGAACGCCGATTACGCCACCTTCAGAAGCCAGGGGCGCATTCAGGCGCCGGAGGTGCTGCTGACCCCCGAAGACGGCATTTACCGCTGGTCCCGGGTGGAACGGGGCAAGCTGGGAGGGCAGACCAAGATACCGCACATCGATCCGACCCCCGACTCCTCCATGATCGCCAGCCTGTGCAATTTCCATCTGCAGGCGGACACGCACAGCAGCCAGCCGCTCCGCTGA
- a CDS encoding alpha/beta hydrolase — MGGRGAKLGAVKDIRPVVSAFTAAAGFMRGISIKPFAPGNRRREFAELARNQDAHRTRCQLFREKGAGSVPTIVLGGFVPDATETVEFQRKLLRQHGSIYYLNYSRNGFCLEMFTAQLTDLIEELAHKGQKPLIMAVSFGCGLLSNFLRQADEQVHGSIRGLILVSPVITTADLIRPGDRKHDGVRMLESNLKKIVAADPANGSDVDRHIERSRRCFQALFNAGAENRTLSVRHLAIRKKINDVIEYTTARGGFERVAALRDFRFPLLTSTLFSGPVLVLMAQNESDILVPSSPTLQLFSEAALFTRIFPYCRVKTVKSPVEGDSVAHASLIFHHEAYNRLLESWCDKLLYPRLHLAV; from the coding sequence ATGGGCGGCAGGGGGGCAAAGCTTGGGGCTGTGAAGGACATTCGTCCGGTGGTATCCGCGTTTACGGCTGCTGCAGGTTTCATGCGCGGCATCTCGATCAAACCGTTTGCACCCGGAAATCGCCGGCGCGAGTTTGCGGAGCTTGCTCGAAATCAGGATGCCCACCGCACGCGCTGCCAGCTGTTCCGTGAAAAGGGCGCCGGTAGCGTGCCGACCATCGTACTGGGGGGATTCGTACCGGATGCAACCGAAACCGTCGAGTTCCAGCGCAAATTGCTGCGGCAGCACGGATCGATCTACTACCTGAACTATTCCCGCAACGGATTCTGCCTGGAGATGTTCACCGCGCAGCTCACCGATCTGATCGAGGAATTGGCACACAAAGGACAGAAGCCGCTGATCATGGCAGTCAGTTTCGGCTGCGGTCTGCTCTCCAACTTTCTGCGGCAGGCCGACGAGCAGGTGCATGGAAGCATCCGCGGCCTGATCCTGGTGAGCCCGGTGATCACCACCGCTGACCTGATCAGGCCGGGTGACCGGAAGCACGACGGCGTGAGGATGCTGGAAAGCAACCTCAAGAAGATCGTAGCAGCCGATCCGGCTAACGGGAGCGACGTGGACAGACATATCGAGCGTTCGCGGCGCTGCTTCCAGGCGCTGTTCAACGCCGGGGCCGAGAACCGCACCCTCAGCGTCCGTCACCTTGCAATCAGGAAGAAGATCAACGACGTGATCGAATATACGACGGCGCGGGGCGGATTCGAAAGGGTGGCGGCATTGCGGGATTTCCGCTTTCCGCTCCTGACAAGCACGCTCTTTTCCGGCCCGGTGCTGGTGCTCATGGCGCAGAACGAATCAGATATCCTGGTGCCGTCGTCGCCAACTTTGCAGCTATTCAGCGAGGCGGCGCTTTTCACCCGCATATTCCCCTACTGCCGGGTAAAAACGGTAAAATCGCCTGTTGAAGGTGACAGTGTCGCCCACGCATCGTTGATTTTCCACCATGAAGCCTATAACAGACTGCTGGAGAGCTGGTGCGACAAACTGCTCTATCCGCGGCTGCACCTGGCGGTATAG